Genomic window (Candidatus Aminicenantes bacterium):
GCGGAATTCGAGCTTGAAATCGAAGGCTTCAAGATCAAGATCAGCCGAAACGCGCATGTCGTCTACGCCCCCGTCAATCAGCCGACGCCCGCTCACCAGGGCGCGGCCCGAACCGATGGGGGAGGCGGGATGGCCAACCCGCTGATGCCGCCGCCCGCCGAGCCCAAGGGCAACGTCCATCACGTGACCTCGCCGATCGTCGGCACCTTCTACCGCGCGCCCTCCCCCAGCTCGCCGCCCTTCGTGGACGTCGGCGACCCGGTCAAGAAGAAACAGACGCTCTGCATCGTCGAGGCCATGAAGCTGATGAACGAGATCGAGTGCGACATCGACGGCACCGTCAAGGAAATCTTC
Coding sequences:
- the accB gene encoding acetyl-CoA carboxylase biotin carboxyl carrier protein produces the protein MTPKIDFDEITKVIKLLEDRDLAEFELEIEGFKIKISRNAHVVYAPVNQPTPAHQGAARTDGGGGMANPLMPPPAEPKGNVHHVTSPIVGTFYRAPSPSSPPFVDVGDPVKKKQTLCIVEAMKLMNEIECDIDGTVKEIFVENGKPVEFGQKLFAIVPNA